ttgccactacgaggaaatctttcaaacccgtagtgaactcgccggagagtcggggaccgtacatccattgccgattcatctgcattattatgatataaagtatataattaaccatcatgcatttgttaaactaactagctagaaataatacaaattaaacaatgaactacacacatgcatattttatcaatgacacatgaaaggttcaagttgctaaccgcgatcgcggaggaaaaataaatgagaaagctcaagtgtggctcggacacttcatatcatgtttgtttcaggctctcgggcatttcatcgaacaccttgtgtgcataggaggaaccaaaagcaaacccaccacccccttctgaaaattgtgaagtgagctgagtgaagtgaagtgagctgagtcctatatatagggatgggtctttagtcccggttggcctggccaaccgcgactaaaggccttcggggacctttagtcccggttggccaggccaaccgcgactaaagcccctcccgtccgccagctggatgggcctttagtcccggttggcctggccaaccgcgactaaaggccttcggggacctttagtcccggttggccaggccaaccgggactaaagcccctcccgtccgccagttgtcgaccgagcgcgctgggcccagatagttggtcgcgggtctcctcccgaaccgcgactaaagacccctttggtcgcggttcgattgttttggggactaatgggggcgtatggaagcctctttttctaccagTGGAACGAGAATCTCGCTAGGGTTTGATGGTTTGAGATCGATCGAGTCGAGGCCCTGCCTAGCAGCCGCCAGCCCGCCACACGATCGACGGGCGTCAACGAAGTCCGTCGATCAGATCGCAGATCGATCGGGTCGGAATCCTCCCCGAATACGCATGATATGGGAATCGGCGAGTCCCCCTCCCCCAGTCAATATAAGCAGGTAGACACAAACTAACCGTGGCCAGGCCTCGTTCACGATCAATACCCTGTTCTTGCTCTGCCGATCGATCGCTCGAGCATGGCCATGGATCAGCAGCTGTCGAGGCAGCAGTACTGGTCCTTGTGGGTCGAGGGCGACAAGGAGCAGACGGTGGCGCCGGGGCCCAACGAGCGCCTCTGCGTCACCGGCGCCTTCCTCGTCGGCGGCCAGGGCGCAGCGGACGTCTGCGCCGTCATCAACCGTTCGTGTGGGGCGGACTGCGTCCCGCTCGCGTCGCTGTCGGCGGCGAACCCGTGCGTGGAGACATCGGTGGTGGTGTACCAGGGGGAGGAGTGCTCCTTGTTCGTGATGCCGCAGGGAGGCCCGGCCGTCGTCCGGTTTGACGGATACGTCGTCGCTCTGCCGCCGCCGGCGGAGAAGGTGGGAGAGGCGGCGACTCCCGTGGACAACGAAGGGGACTGGTACGTGCGGCTCGAGAGCGGCCACAAGGAGAGGTTTACCCCGAGGGCGGACGCGCCCATCTGCGTCACCACCGTCTTCCTCCCGGATCCGGCTGACGCCGACAGAGGCGCCGTGGACGCCTACGTCCTGATGGGCACCGGGCAGTCCCTCCTGCTCGCGTCGCTGTCGGAGAAGGCGCCCCGCGTGGAGCTCCGGCCCCCGGTGGTGCTGGACCAGAAGTTCTCCTTTTCCGCGACCGGCCCCTCGCCCCCGGGCATTGTCCAGTTCGAGGGTTACATTCTTGCTCCGTCGGCTCCGGAGGAGGAGAAAGAGGGCGACGAAGACGACGAGGCTGGGAGTTCCAAGCTCGACCATGACAGCAGGGACGACGGCGAGATCGAAGGGCTAGCGGCAGTCAGCCCGAGCGACGACAACAACGTGGAGGAGGAAGAGTTGTTGAGTTCAGAGGATGGCAAGGGGTatcaggaggaggaggagagcgaCGGCGATGTCGGCGGACACACGGCTACGGAGAGCAGCGCCGGCGGCGGCAACACGCTGctgcgccgcaggagcaggagttTCGTCCCCGAGGCCCTGGTGCGGCCCCTCCGTGTGCTGGCGCCGCGGTTCGCCTTGGACAGGGAGCTCGTTCAACAGCTTGAGGCTGGCGCACTCATCGGATTATGTGTGTTCGTCTATCTGGTTGCCTTCTTCAAAGTGATGATCTCGATTCATCTCTCCACCTGAGTTATACTCCTTGATTTGAAGATATTACCGTGACAAATATTTTGCGATGACCTAGCATAAATTCGAGCTCGTCCAGCATCTGGCACACTAGTATAGCTTGAGGTTCTCGGTGTGGCACGTCAGGTGTTCGATAAAATGTCACCAGACATGATGGGTATGTGATTGAAACCGGGGCCGGTTGGGTCGAGAGCGAAACTTGTCTGGTTTGAGAAGTTATAAGGTGCAAATGGTGTATTCTTTCTCTAAAACAAATATGCACTCTGTTTGAAATCATTTTAGCTACTTGTAAGTCACCTGAAAATAATATTTGAGTCGGTGGATTTCGCATGAAGGAAGCAATTgccggagggaaggaaggagCAGCAGCTGGAGAAGCCCTCTGAGTCTATCTTAGCGTGGCAGGTGACCTCGGTGTCTATCTTAGAGTGGTAGGCAACCCCGGTTTCTATCACAGGAAAAATTTGTTCAAGTTAAAGGGATGGCCGGGGCAGCGTTAGCATGGACGTGGACGATGGTGAAGGCGAGGGTGGGGCGGCAAGATGCAAAACGAGCGGTCAGGTTCCTTCTTCAAGCTCCAGCGCCCCATGTTCGTTTTCTTCTTCAACCGCCCCACGTACGGACGTACCATCCGCCGAACCGCCAGCCATCACCGCCCACGGCTGACGGCTTAAACGAATCGACTGACCATACTGAATTTTCAGTCGACTTGCCCCTAGCCAATCCTATTTGAAATAGAGAAAAGTATTGTGCATAAAAACGTGCAGTTTAGCCCCTGCCAGGACCACCAAAACGTGCACCACCATAAACCAAATGTCATACCATCACCAGTTCACAACGCATGCGCAACAAGTAGTCTGAGTCCTTGCAACGTACACACAGAGAGCGGCATATGTACACGACGCAGAATCCTATCCACACAGCACCTTCCCCTGCCGCCGCCGGTGCGCGACACGCATCGGCATCGTCGATCACCCGGAGCAGCAGAACCACCGCCCTCTGACGCCGCGCTGGCCGTCGTTGTGCAGGACCATCCCGGCTGGATGGTTCGGCCGCACCTTCACCAGTCTCTCGGCTGCCGATAAACACACGTATCAGTACTCCAAGCAGAGCAAGCAGGCCATCGCCGGTCATAGCAAGAGACGAAGCAGATCCAGAAGAAGCATGTAGAGTTTCACAGATGCTTGCCTAGCTCGTAGAAGAGCTCGCCGACGTTCTGCGCAGTCTTGGCCGACGTCTCCAGGAAGAAGAGGCCGTTCCGCTCCGCGTACTCCAGCGCCTCCTGCCCGCATTCATTCAGAGAAAAAACAGAGACGGTGATGGGTTTGACTGACAGATGCAGCACTGGGGTTCTGAAATTTTTGTCTGCAAATATGTCGCAAGTATGTATATACCTGTGTGCCAACCTTCCTCCTTTTTTCCAGATCGACCTTGTTGCCCACTAACGCCATCACCAAATGAGGGTTCCCTGTTTGGATCGATGTGCAGAAAAACCTAAGCACTGACACGCATATTGAGTTCCAGCGACGAGATGGAAGTACATAGACAAGGTGTTCAGTTATCATACCTTGTCTCTGAAGCTCGTCGACCCACCTCTTCGCTCGGATGTACGAATCCTGACGCCCACGCAGCGAAAAAATCGAACAGATTAACGGTCGAACATCAAGCAGGGCAGAGCAATCAGTTTCAGTTTCCATCATCAGACACGACACGATCGACTCATTCATCACAGATTCAGAGAAGATCGCTAAACGATGTACCGACGAGAAGGGGACATCTCTCTCACCGTGCTAGTGATGTCGtagacgacgacggcggcggcggccccgCGGTAGTACATGGGGGCGAGGCTGTGGTAGCGCTCCTGCCCGGCGGTGTCCCAGATGTCGAACCTGACGGTGGCGTCCTCACCTCCCCCGGCGCCGCTCACGGGCAGCGCCTGCGAGAAGAAGGCCGCCCCGATGGTGGACTCCTGGCACTCGTAGTAGAGCCCCTTGGCGAACCGGACCACGATGCTGGTCTTCCCGGCGCCCAGGTCCCCCAGGAGCACCTGCACACGCACGCGCGCGCGCACGCCGCAAATCGATCGGATCACTCTCGCCATGAAAAGCAGCATGCTAGATCGATCGTTAATTACAAGCAAATGCCATGGCCGAGAGACAAGGTGGTAGGTGGTGATCGGACGGAGAAACGAAAACTGCATGCCTGGGCGACGTACCCACCAGCTTGGCCTGGATGACGCTGCTCGGAGTCGGAGCCATCATCGATCTTGCCGGCCGGGGTCGAGGTGGCGACTATGGCGGCGGTTCGGGTTGTTCACGTGTTGACGGCGGTGAGCGGGAAGAAGCATGTGGTTTTGCACGCAATGTTGCCGTGCGTGCTTACGGCGGAGACCGGTGGTTGTAGGCTTGTATAGCTCCGGCCTCCGGCAAAGCGAGCTGCTGGTAGGTTCAGGTTCAAGACTGTTCGGTAGAGGTCTGTGCTGCGCGCGTTTTTTTGCAGGCGGTGTACTGTGTGCGGGCCCAGACAAGTGCCATAGGCAGACAGTGGCGCCCATGGGCCCCCAGTCACGTTGGGCTTTGGCACTGGACCTTCATTTCCGGCAGTCACGCCGTTCGCACTGCCCGCCCACGGCTACCAAAACAATGATAAACCATCTCAAAAATAAAAAACCAAAACTATGATAAAccccgaaatcactaattaaggagtactcgttgcaaagaacacttCACTTTCCCATGTCgtgacaagtggcgcacatgcagcgcgccatttgtcgcaacctgggagttttcccttttttcgtagatccgtttattcaaacgTTTTATcacttaaaccgtgcgtccaaatctcgaaccgttttcatcattggattcctcgcgtcgagatcttcaaaactagatcccatgttgataggttttgacgaacttttttgtTCACAAAAAAAGACGAAAAATACGGGCGAAAAAACCAAACCGGGCGCACGGTTTTTTTCCTTTCCAAAAGAGGCATGCCCGTGCCTCTCGcaaaatcacaaccgtgcctctcgtggaagcaaaaccgtgactctcgtggaagaaaaaaaatagaaaacatgttttttttcgtttccgaaaggcacggccgtgactctcacgaaagaacaaccgtgcctctcgcgaaagcaaaaccgtgactctcgcgaaagaaaaaaaaacagaaaacgcgtatttttttccctttcctagaggcacggccgtgactttCGTGAAAGCACAatcgtgcctctcgtggaagcaaaaccgtgactctcacgaaagaaaaaaaaacagaaaacgtgttttgtttttctctttccgagaggcacggccgtgactctcacgaaagcacaaccgtgcctctcgcggaagcaaaaccgtgactctcgcgaaagaaaaaaaaacagaaaacgcgttcttttttcgttttcgaaaggcacggccgtgactctcgctaaagcacaaccgtgcctttcgtggaagcaaaaccgtgactattgtggaaggaaaaaaaatagaaaacgcgtttttttcgtttccgaaaggcacgaccgtgactctcgcgaaagaacaactgtgcctctcgcgaaaccaaaaccatgactctcgcgaaagaaaaaaaacagaaaacgcgtattttttcccTTTCCTAGAGGCACGACCGTGACTATCGCGAAAGAACAactgtgcctctcgcgaaagcaaaaccatgactctcgcaaaagaagaaaaaacagaaaacgcgtattttttccctttcctagaggcacggccgtgactttcgcgaaagcacaaccatgcctctcgcggaagcaaaaccgtgactctcgcgaaagaaaaagaaaacagaaaacacgttcttttttcgtttccgaaaggcacggccgtgactctcgctaaagcacaaccgtgcctctcgtggaagcaaaaccgtgactatcgtggaaggaaaaaaatagaaaacgcgttttttttcgtttccgaaaggcacgaccgtgactctcgcgaaagcaaaaccatgactctcgcgaaagaaaaaaacagaaaacgcgtatttttttccctttcctagaggcacggccgtgactttcgcgaaagcacaaccgtgcctctcgcggaagcaaaaccgtgactctcacgaaagaaaaaaaaacagaaaacacgttttgttttttcctttccgagaggcacggccgtgactctcgcgaaagcacaaccgtgcttctcgccgaagcaaaaccgtgactctcgcgaaagaaaaaaaaacagaaaacgcgttctgttttcgtttccgaaaggcacggccgtgactctcgctaaagcacaaccgtgcctctcgcggaagaaaaatcgtgactttcgcgaaagaaaaaaaaaagaaaacgcgtttttttcgcgcaaaaaaaatcaaaaattttTGATCGAAAAGTTAAGAAAGACCGGAGAAAAACTAAAACGTCGAAAAAACCCGGAAAAAACCGTTTagaagccgaaaacgcgtgcggaaaaataaaaaaaaaacaaaatcgaaggaagcgtccagagcgcgacacgtggcgaatggctgagagcgcgccaagtggcgctgatcgttgcgaggctcccgaaggagcgctcgttaactagttgctcccgaTAAACCCTTTGCTGAGGAAGAGTTTCAATCATAAGAAAAAACCATTGCTTTGGATAATCTAGATGATTAGCCCCAAAGTAATCCGTGGCCCATACACACCGGCCCATCGTGCAATTCAATAATGTCTACTGCTCTAGTTCAAGTTACGGCTTCGAGGTCATGGCGGCAGCAATGGCTAGGGCCACCTGATGATTATCATCAAGATGAATGTAGATGAGACTGTAGCACGCACTGGCGCTAGCCGGTGCAGTGAGGGTGGTATGCTGAGATGCTGTCAGCAAATTCTTTGGGCTTGCTTTCTCCTGTAAACGAAGTGATGGCGGTGATCAGAAGAACGTTGGAGCAATGGCTCCTCACGGGTGCCGGTCGTTTGGAGCCCCCCTTGGGTACTTGTTGTGCGATATAGGCCTACCACTTCACTCGTCTTTTTacttttcttctctctttttttttgcgaaatttTTACTTTTCTTCTCTGCCTTCGGTCGCCTCTTCTTTCTTTATTCTTGGCCTTTTGGCCAGTTGTAAATTTCTGCACCCTGTTATAAATATGAAAAACATGCGATTTTTGGGTCATTAAAAAAAATCTTTGGTAAGCTCCTCAAAGGTGGGCACGGATTCTCTACCTTGCCATGGGCAAGGCAGGAAGCTACAGTGCTCTACCTTTGTCCGGGAGACATTAGATCAAAAGTGGGCGGTCCAGATCGAGGTAAAGACTGTAGCGAGCGAACTGTTTAATGTTCCTGTTCAGATCACTGTTTCAGATACTATAGCGGCGCTGCTGTTGCATCAGATCTGGACGGTCCGTTCTCGATCCAACAGACGAAAGAAGAGGAAAGGCAGAGGTACTGTAGCTCTCTGCCATAGAGAATCCACAGCCCTCAAAGGTATATAAGACCATCGAAGCTCTTTCTTTGGCGGGATATTTGCTTCTTAAGAAAATAGCTTTTTCGAGTGATTCTTTGGCGGTCATCAACAATCTTGAGAGCAGAGCTTTCTGCTCATATggtatggtggtgaaggagtgaATTTAGAGAGTATAAAATTTTGAGGCACATAACCTTGCAAAGTCAGCCTATCATGTGGTCGCCATGTGTGGCTCCTGTCACCCCTTCCCCTCTTGGATTGTGTGGGTTTTTTTTTTGTCAATAATGCAATCCAGTTGCTAAAAGGCATGCTAAGCTTTTGCTTACCCTTTTGTTTGATTGCGTCGTCTTATTGCAATGTTGGGAAATATAATCTTTTCAAAGACTTCTGTTGTCGAAAACTGGTGGAACTAGTCCCCACAGGTATACCTGGCCATATCTCGGGCCGGGGCGGGCTTCGGGCCGGGCCAAAAAAGGCCGGTGCTGAAAACctaggcccgagcccggcccggcccgaaCCTGGAAAAGCCCGACACGGCCCGCTCGGCCCGGCCCGACCACGGCTAAAAATCAATTTTTCACAGGCCCAAGCCCGACCTGATCTGCCCGTCGAGCTTGATTTTCAGGCCCGAGCCCAGCCCGATGGCATGTTCGGGCTCAGCCCGGCCCAGGATTTTTGGGCCGGGTCGGGTTGGGCCGTCCGGGCCGGGCTGCCCATGGCCAGGTCTACCCACAAGTTATGGAGCCAACAAAGGCGTCTTCAAAAGATAGTAATGCATCCTTTATTTTTACTAGAAGGTTTTGTGTTTTTGTTTCAGTTTCATTTGTTTGGATGTACTTTGTTTGGTTAAAATCAATTGAACTGGCAATTTTTCAATCAACTTAGAAAATTAGTTATTTCATAGTCGCTAGATCAATGTTTGGTTCTTAGCGTCAACTTTGATATAGTTTTTGCCTGATTTTTTTTTTCCATTTTGGCACATATAATGTGGTCAATGACCACACCATCGTTATTGGAGCCACATAAGATgatttctcttttatttttttcgcTTCGGAAATTTGGTATTAGCTGTGTTGGTCCCTCACTTCCAATTAAAATCGCAAACAACTTTCCACAGCAATAATAGATAATAATAAATATTTAAAAAACAGAAGTTTCTTCCTATGTGCTCATATACATATTTCAGAGAAAACAAACCGAACTTTCCAGTCCAGTGAATTAGTTTTTTCTCCTAGTGTTTTTTTATTGCTTGATGCTACAGAATATGGAGTATGATCAATCATGCGTACTACTTTCATTCATGCGAAAAATAATGATCTATGCATATGGCAACATGTAAGGCTAACTCCAATGCGCAACCCCATCCTGTCCGCTCACGTCCGTTGGACCAAAACGGATAGATGACGCGGCTCAACGCGCGGCCGCATCCTCAAATTTTGTCTATTTGGCGTCCGGCCCGCCCATTTTCGGCGCAAACATGCGCTCGGTTTGCGTCCAGACGGACGCCGAACGGACGGGCATGCGGTTGCGGATCGTCCGCCTCGGGGACGCGTGGCGGCCGCCCAACTACCACCACCGCCCAAAGTAAATGCACACGCACGACGGGCCCGACTATCAGCCACATGCATTTGCGGTCGTCGTCCTTCTTAAATTGGAAGCCGTGGACCGGCCAGTCCACAGCTTCCACTTCCCGGCCAGCCTGCCTCCTCAAATCCCGACAACAAACCCTAGCCCTCCCCCTCTCCGCCGACGACAATGGTGGGGCGATGGTTCCCCGGCCGCAAGACGATGCACGACCACGAGGCAGGGTCGTCGTCCGGTCCCCGTCGCCGCTCCTCCCCCtcgcctccacctccacctcaCCCCCACCGG
This sequence is a window from Aegilops tauschii subsp. strangulata cultivar AL8/78 chromosome 7, Aet v6.0, whole genome shotgun sequence. Protein-coding genes within it:
- the LOC109752350 gene encoding ras-related protein RHN1, producing the protein MMAPTPSSVIQAKLVLLGDLGAGKTSIVVRFAKGLYYECQESTIGAAFFSQALPVSGAGGGEDATVRFDIWDTAGQERYHSLAPMYYRGAAAAVVVYDITSTDSYIRAKRWVDELQRQGNPHLVMALVGNKVDLEKRRKVGTQEALEYAERNGLFFLETSAKTAQNVGELFYELAERLVKVRPNHPAGMVLHNDGQRGVRGRWFCCSG